The genomic region CGCCGGGTTGTGCACCGGGAGGGTCGCCGCCCCGGAGGGGGTGACCCAGCGGCCGTCCAGGTAGAAGTCGGTGCGATCCATCGCGCCCCTTCCGTACGTCCCCCGAAACTAGCAGTGCAAGTTTCGACCCTAGTACGGGGCGGCGGCCGGCGGGAGGGGCGGCAGCGGCCCGACCTGTTGCTCGTAGGTGCGGGACAGTCCGTCGATGAGCGTGTCGAGGCCGAGCGCGAACGCGCCCTCGTCCACCTGCTGCTGGCGTTCGGCGAGCCGGTGCGCCTGGGTCAGGTGCGGGTACTGCTCGGCGTAGAGGCTCGGATCCTCGACGAAGCCGCGGGCGAAGGAGCCCAGCGCCGACCCGGCGACGAAGTACCGCATCAGCGCGCCGATGTGGGTGGCCCGGGCGGGCGGCCAGCCGGCGTCCACCAGGCCGCCGTAGACCGCGTCCGCCATGGCCAGCGCGGCCGGTCGGCGCCCGGGGCCGCGGGCCAGGTACGGCACGATGTTCGGGTGCGCGGCGAGCGCCGCCCGGTACGAGTGCCCCCACCGGCGCAGCGCCTCCCGCCAGTCGACCCGGCCGAAGAACGACACGTCGACCTGGCCGGTGACGCTGTCGGCGACCGCGTCGAGGATCTCGTCCTTCGTGGCGAAGTGGTTGTAGAGCGAGGGCCCGCGCACCCCGAGCTCGGCGGCGAGCCGGCGGGTGGAGAACCCCTCCAGCCCCTCGGCGTCGATCAGCGCGGCGGCGGCCTCGACGATCCGCTGCCGGCTGAGCAGCGCCTGCCGCGGCCGGGGCATCGCGTCCTCCTCTGCTCGGTGCTCCGCCGGACGCGCGCCGCGCCGCCGGTGCTCGCTGGCCCGCCGGGGCGCCGGAGGGCCGCCGGAAACTCTGCCACAGCGGGTCTGGACGGAATTAAACTTCCAGCGATAGTTTAACGCCATGGACCTCGCGCTCTCCGCGGAACACGCCGCGGTCCGCCGGCTCGCGGCCGAGTTCGTCGACCGGGAGGTGCGGCCGCACGCGGCGGACTGGGACCGGCGTGAGGCGGTCGACCCGGCCGTCGTCGGCGCCCTCGGCGAGCTGGGGTTCCTCGGTCTCACCATCCCCGAGCCCGACGGCGGCTCGGGCGGCGATCACCTCTCGTACTGCCTGGTGCTGGAGGAGTTGGGCCGGGGGGACTCGGCCGTCCGGGGCATCGTGTCGGTCTCGCTCGGCCTGGTCGCCAAGGCGGTCGCCGCGCACGGCACGCCGGTGCAACGGGCCGAGTGGCTGCCCCGGCTCTGCGCCGGGACCGCCCTCGGCTGTTTCGCGCTCACCGAACCGGACAGCGGCTCGGACGCCGCCGCGCTCACCACGCGGGCCGTCCGCGACGGCGGCGACTGGCTGCTCACCGGCACGAAGACGTTCATCACCAACGGCACCACCGCCGACATCGCGCTGGTCTTCGCCCGCACCGGCGGGCCCGGGCACCGGGGGATCACGGCGTTCCTGGTGCCCACCGCGAGCGCCGGGCTGAGCCGCCGGGAGATCCACGGCAAGCTCGGCCTGCGCGGACAGGCCACCGGCGAGCTGCGCCTCGACGGGGTACGGGTCCCCGACACCGCCCGCCTCGGCGAGGAGGGCGCTGGCTTCCGGCTGGCGCTCGCCACCCTCGCCAAGGGGCGGATGTCGGTCGCCGCCGGTTGCGTCGGCATCGCCCAGGGCTGCCTGGACGCCGCGGTCGGTTACACCGGGCAGCGCACGCAGTTCGGCAAGCCCATCGCCGGCCACCAGCTGGTGCAGCAGCTCCTCGCGGCCATCGCGGTCGACACCGCCGCCGCCCGGCTGCTGGTGTGGCAGGTGGCCGACCTGGTCGACCGGGGCCTGCCGTTCGCCACCGAGGCGTCGATGGCCAAGCTCTTCGCCAGCGAGGCCGCCGTCCGGGCGGCCAACAACGCGGTGCAGGTCTTCGGCGGGTACGGCTACATCGACGAGTACCCCGTCGGCAAGTACCTGCGCGACGCCCGCGTCGCCACGCTCTACGAGGGCACCAGCCAGATCCAGCAGCTTCTCATCGGACGCGCGCTCACCGGCGTCAACGCCTTCTAGGCCCCCGCACAGGGGCACCGCCACCAGATTGGAGGGACCATGGACTTCGCGCTATCCGACGAGCAGCGAGCCATCCGTGACACCGCCCGCGACTTCATCACCCGCGAGGTCATGCCGCTCGAGCAGGAGCTGCTGCGCCGGGAGCGGGCGCACCAGCCCGGCCTGGACCGCGCCGAGCTGCGCGAGCTGCAGCTGAAGGCGCGCAAGTTCGGCTTCTGGGGGCTCGCCACTCCCGAGGCGTACGGCGGCATGGACCTGCCGGCGGTCACCCAGTCGCTGATCTGGACCGAGATCGGCCGCTCGTTCGTGCCGTTCCGGTTCGGCGGCGAGGCCGACAACATCCTGTTCCACGCCAACGAGGAGCAGAAGCGGGAGTACCTGCTGCCCACCATCGAGGGCGAGCGGTTGAGCTGCTTCGCCATCACCGAGCCGGGCGCCGGATCGGACGCGGCCAACATCAGGCTCAGCGCCCGCCGGGACGGCGGCGACTGGGTGCTCAACGGCGAGAAGACCTTCATCACCGGGGGCAACGACGCCGACTTCGCCATCGTCATCGCGGTCACCGACCCCGAGAAGGGGGCACGGCGCGGCGGCGCCACCGCGTTCCTCGTGGACCGGGAGATGGGCTGGCGGTCCGAGTTCATCCAGACCATGGGGGAGGGCGGCCCGGCCTCGCTCATCTTCGACGACGTGCGGGTGCCCGAGCGGAACATTCTCGGCGAGCCGGGTCAGGGCTTCGCGCTCGGCATGGAGTGGATCGGCAAGGGCCGTTACACCATCCCGTCGCACGCCGTGGGCATCGCCGAACGAGCCCTGGGCATGGCGATCGCGTACGCCAACACCCGGGAGACCTTCGGCCGGCCGATCGGCGAGAACCAGGCGATCCAGTGGATGATCGCCGACTCGGAGACCGAGCTGGAGGCGGCCCGCTGGCTCATCCTGCGAGCCGCCTGGACGGTGGACCAGGGCCTGGACCCGCGGCACGCCTCCTCCATGGCGAAGCTCTACGGCGCCGGCATGGTCAACCGGGTGGTGGACCGGGTGCTCCAGATCCACGGCGGCATGGGCTACACCCGCGAGCTGCCCGTCGAGCGGTGGTACCGGCAGGTCCGGCTGTACCGGATCTTCGAGGGCACCGACGAGATGCAGCGACTGATCCTCTCCCGCGACCTGCTGCGCGGCTACACCAAGCTGGGAGGGCACCTGGCATGAGGACGTTCGCCTCCATCGACGACCTGGCCGCGGCCGTCGGCGAGACCGTCGGCCCCGGCCCGTGGCAGCGGGTCGACCAGCAGCGGGTCGACCTCTTCGCCGACGCCACCGACGACCACCAGTGGATCCACGTCGATCCCGAACGGGCCGCCGCCGGCCCGTTCGGCGGGACCGTCGCCCACGGCTACCTGACACTGTCCCTGCTGCCGGCGCTGGTCGGCGCGCTCTACCGGGTGGAGGGCGTGCGGATGGGCGTCAACTACGGCCTCAACCGGGTGCGCTTCCCCGCGCCGGTGCGGGTCGGCAGCGCGGTGCGCGCCTCGGCGACCGTCGCCGAGGTGTCCCCGGTCGACGGTGGAGTGCAGGTGGTCACGCAGGTGACCGTGGAGAGCGACGCGGGCGGCAAGCCCGTCTGCGTCGCCGAGACGGTCAGCCGCCTCTACCCGGGCCCGGCCCGGTGACCGCCCTGTCGCTGGCCACGGTGCTGGCCGAGGCGGCCCGCCGGCACGCCGACACGGTCGCCGTGGTGGACGGGGAGATCCGGGTGACGTACGCCGAGCTGTGGCTGGAGGCCCGCAGCTACGCGGCCGGGCTGCGGGACCTGGGCATCGCGCCGGGCGACGCCGTGGCGCTGCTCGCCCCGAACGTCGTCGACTTCCCCCGGGTCTACTACGGCGCCCTGGCCGCCGGCGCGGTGCTGGTGCCCGTGCACCTGCTGCTCACCGCCGACGAGGCCACGCACGTGCTGCGCGACAGCGGCGCGAAGCTGCTGGTCTGCCACACCTCGCAGCTCGCCCTGGGGGCCGCGGCGGCGGCCGCGGCCGGTGTCCCGCTGGTGACGGTCGGTCCGGCCGCCGCCGGCACCATCGCGCCCCGCCTGGAGGACCTGAGCGATCCGCTGCCGGCGGTGCCGTCCTACGTGACCCGGTCCGCCGAGGATCCCGCCGTGGTGCTCTACACCAGCGGCACCACCGGCGTGCCCAAGGGCGCCGTGCTCACGCACCTCAACCTGGTCATGAACGCCACCGTCAACGTCTTCGACGCGAACGACGCGCGGAGCACCGACGTGGTCCTCGGCTGCCTGCCGCTGTTCCACAGCTTCG from Micromonospora sp. WMMD812 harbors:
- a CDS encoding acyl-CoA dehydrogenase family protein translates to MDFALSDEQRAIRDTARDFITREVMPLEQELLRRERAHQPGLDRAELRELQLKARKFGFWGLATPEAYGGMDLPAVTQSLIWTEIGRSFVPFRFGGEADNILFHANEEQKREYLLPTIEGERLSCFAITEPGAGSDAANIRLSARRDGGDWVLNGEKTFITGGNDADFAIVIAVTDPEKGARRGGATAFLVDREMGWRSEFIQTMGEGGPASLIFDDVRVPERNILGEPGQGFALGMEWIGKGRYTIPSHAVGIAERALGMAIAYANTRETFGRPIGENQAIQWMIADSETELEAARWLILRAAWTVDQGLDPRHASSMAKLYGAGMVNRVVDRVLQIHGGMGYTRELPVERWYRQVRLYRIFEGTDEMQRLILSRDLLRGYTKLGGHLA
- a CDS encoding acyl-CoA dehydrogenase family protein — protein: MDLALSAEHAAVRRLAAEFVDREVRPHAADWDRREAVDPAVVGALGELGFLGLTIPEPDGGSGGDHLSYCLVLEELGRGDSAVRGIVSVSLGLVAKAVAAHGTPVQRAEWLPRLCAGTALGCFALTEPDSGSDAAALTTRAVRDGGDWLLTGTKTFITNGTTADIALVFARTGGPGHRGITAFLVPTASAGLSRREIHGKLGLRGQATGELRLDGVRVPDTARLGEEGAGFRLALATLAKGRMSVAAGCVGIAQGCLDAAVGYTGQRTQFGKPIAGHQLVQQLLAAIAVDTAAARLLVWQVADLVDRGLPFATEASMAKLFASEAAVRAANNAVQVFGGYGYIDEYPVGKYLRDARVATLYEGTSQIQQLLIGRALTGVNAF
- a CDS encoding TetR/AcrR family transcriptional regulator, coding for MPRPRQALLSRQRIVEAAAALIDAEGLEGFSTRRLAAELGVRGPSLYNHFATKDEILDAVADSVTGQVDVSFFGRVDWREALRRWGHSYRAALAAHPNIVPYLARGPGRRPAALAMADAVYGGLVDAGWPPARATHIGALMRYFVAGSALGSFARGFVEDPSLYAEQYPHLTQAHRLAERQQQVDEGAFALGLDTLIDGLSRTYEQQVGPLPPLPPAAAPY
- a CDS encoding MaoC family dehydratase codes for the protein MRTFASIDDLAAAVGETVGPGPWQRVDQQRVDLFADATDDHQWIHVDPERAAAGPFGGTVAHGYLTLSLLPALVGALYRVEGVRMGVNYGLNRVRFPAPVRVGSAVRASATVAEVSPVDGGVQVVTQVTVESDAGGKPVCVAETVSRLYPGPAR